Within the Deltaproteobacteria bacterium genome, the region GATCTTACGATCGCGAATATTATTGATGGCGTTTTGCTGGTCTTGGCGGTGGATCTTGCCGCGACAGTGCGTCCGCGCGGCACGATGATTTTGTCTGGAATTTTGACCGATCGCGAAGAAGAGTTTCATCGCGAGTTCGCGTTGAAGACGGGACTCGAAGAACAGCGGCGCATTCGTCAGGGTGAGTGGTGCGCTTCGGTTTGGTATAAGCCTGTATGAGGCGCTACTGGGTTGAAGAGGAAAGCTTTCAAGGGTTTCATATCGGTGCCGAGGTTCGCCTGTCTGGGGACACGCTTCATCACGTGCGCGACGTCTGCAGGCAAACAGTGGGTGATAAATTTGAGGTGCTAGTAAATGGCGCTGCGTATTTAGTTGAGGTCACCAGCGACTCGAAACGCGAAATGGATGCCGTCATTCTTGAATGTCGCGAAATAGAACAACTGCCGTTCCCGCGGCTGAAGCTGGCGCTTGCGATCCCGCGCTTCAATGTATTTGAAAGTGTCCTAGAAAAGATGGTCGAAATGGGTGTCGAGGCCGTTCAGCCGCTTTACAGCGATAACAGTTTCCTGCGTACCGATACCGAGGCATGGAAAGGCAAAGAGTCGCGTTTCCAAAAGATCATTCAGGGCGCCACTCAGCAGACTGGCCGTGGCGAGAAGATGCAACTACCAGCGGCAATGAAGCTGACTGATTTTGTGCAAGAACTGCGTTCCCAAATTAACCGAGGGGAAAGTGTAGCGGGTCTCTTTGCTTATGAGATTGGCACATTGCCGGTCCGCCAAGCTC harbors:
- a CDS encoding 16S rRNA (uracil(1498)-N(3))-methyltransferase, whose amino-acid sequence is MRRYWVEEESFQGFHIGAEVRLSGDTLHHVRDVCRQTVGDKFEVLVNGAAYLVEVTSDSKREMDAVILECREIEQLPFPRLKLALAIPRFNVFESVLEKMVEMGVEAVQPLYSDNSFLRTDTEAWKGKESRFQKIIQGATQQTGRGEKMQLPAAMKLTDFVQELRSQINRGESVAGLFAYEIGTLPVRQALQAFVSVPGQNSGLKSPPKAIWIFVGGEGGFSQAEVALFANLGFPAVTLGRQVLRVETACVTLASVLKYELDLMR